One Parageobacillus sp. KH3-4 genomic region harbors:
- a CDS encoding cation-translocating P-type ATPase, with protein sequence MQWHTLATNEVAKETNTNITRGLTTEEAKKRLKRFGYNELTEAKKQSVLLLFLNQFKDFMVLVLLAATVISGLLGEYVDAIAIIVIVIMNGLLGFFQERRAEKSLEALKKLSAPQATVLRNGEWVKIPARELVVGDIMKFLSGDRIGADVRIIEAKGLEIEEAALTGESVPTAKSAVPLMNENAAIGDLHNMAFMGTLVTRGSGIGIVIATGMKTAMGQIANLLQEAETVMTPLQRRLEQLGKILIVVALFLTVLVVAVGVIQGHRLYEMFLAGVSLAVAAIPEGLPAIVTIALALGVQRMIKKNAIVRKLPAVETLGCASVICSDKTGTMTENMMTVTHIWANGKTWTISGAGLETSGQFYENGRPIDIKKEAALQQLLMFGALCNGSQLKEKKGRRYIDGDPTEGALLVAAMKAGVTKEHIEAEFIIEQEFPFDSERKMMTVIVKDKAGKRFIVTKGAPDVLLQVCGQIYWNGREQTMTMAWKKTVQDVIRKMASQALRTIAIAYRPLQAQERITSEKEAEKNLVFIGIQAMIDPPRPEVKKAVQQCKEAGIKTVMITGDHVLTAKAIAEQLGVLPPNGKVMDGPTLSRISVGELEDVVDDIYVFARVSPEHKLKIVKALQRRGHIVAMTGDGVNDAPAIKAADIGVAMGRSGTDVAKEAAALVLLDDNFATIQAAIQEGRNIYENIRKFIRYLLASNVGEIFVMLFAMLLALPLPLVPIQILWVNLVTDGLPAMALGLDRAEENVMKRPPRHPKEGVFARGLGWKIISRGFIIGMVTLAAFMTAYERSGYELVYAQTVAFATLVMAQLIHVFDCRCERSIFDRNPFENIYLVVAVIISILLLLVVIYYPPLQEIFHTATIALFDWLLIIGLAALPTFLFSGSLFTRK encoded by the coding sequence ATGCAGTGGCATACGCTTGCGACAAACGAAGTGGCGAAGGAAACAAACACCAACATTACGAGGGGTTTGACGACGGAAGAAGCGAAGAAGCGTTTGAAACGGTTCGGATATAATGAATTAACAGAAGCAAAAAAACAATCGGTGCTTTTATTGTTTTTAAATCAATTTAAAGACTTTATGGTGCTCGTGCTTCTTGCAGCCACGGTCATTTCCGGATTGCTTGGGGAGTATGTCGATGCCATTGCCATTATCGTTATCGTCATCATGAATGGGCTTTTAGGCTTTTTCCAGGAGCGTCGCGCCGAGAAATCGCTTGAAGCATTAAAGAAATTATCGGCGCCACAGGCAACGGTATTGCGCAACGGGGAATGGGTGAAAATTCCGGCGCGGGAGCTTGTTGTCGGTGATATTATGAAGTTTTTAAGCGGAGACAGAATTGGTGCTGATGTCCGCATCATTGAGGCAAAAGGGTTGGAAATCGAAGAAGCGGCATTGACAGGCGAGTCGGTGCCAACGGCAAAATCGGCGGTTCCGCTTATGAATGAAAATGCTGCGATTGGTGATTTGCATAATATGGCTTTTATGGGGACCCTTGTAACAAGAGGGAGCGGCATTGGCATTGTGATTGCAACGGGAATGAAAACGGCAATGGGACAAATCGCGAATCTGCTTCAAGAAGCGGAAACAGTGATGACTCCGCTGCAGCGGAGGCTGGAGCAGCTAGGAAAAATTTTAATTGTCGTTGCGCTCTTTCTTACCGTTCTTGTCGTCGCCGTTGGCGTCATTCAAGGGCACCGTTTGTACGAAATGTTTTTGGCCGGCGTTTCGCTGGCGGTCGCTGCGATTCCGGAAGGGCTGCCGGCGATTGTCACAATTGCACTCGCGCTTGGCGTGCAGCGGATGATCAAGAAAAATGCGATCGTCCGCAAGCTTCCAGCGGTGGAAACGTTAGGTTGCGCTTCTGTCATTTGTTCCGATAAAACGGGGACGATGACGGAAAATATGATGACGGTGACGCATATTTGGGCAAACGGAAAAACGTGGACGATAAGCGGCGCCGGATTGGAGACATCGGGGCAGTTTTATGAAAACGGGCGCCCAATCGACATCAAAAAAGAGGCGGCCTTGCAACAGCTGCTGATGTTTGGCGCGCTTTGCAATGGCTCACAGCTCAAAGAAAAAAAGGGGCGACGCTACATTGACGGCGACCCGACCGAAGGCGCTTTGCTTGTCGCCGCGATGAAGGCAGGAGTGACGAAAGAACACATCGAAGCTGAATTTATCATAGAACAAGAATTTCCATTTGATTCCGAACGAAAAATGATGACGGTCATTGTGAAAGATAAAGCAGGGAAACGATTCATTGTGACAAAGGGAGCCCCGGACGTATTGTTGCAAGTGTGCGGGCAAATTTATTGGAACGGCCGCGAACAAACGATGACAATGGCGTGGAAAAAAACGGTGCAAGATGTCATTAGAAAAATGGCAAGCCAAGCCCTCCGCACGATTGCCATTGCCTATCGCCCGCTGCAAGCGCAAGAGCGAATCACATCAGAAAAAGAGGCAGAGAAAAATCTCGTGTTTATCGGAATCCAAGCAATGATCGACCCGCCGCGTCCAGAAGTGAAAAAAGCGGTGCAACAATGCAAAGAAGCGGGCATTAAAACAGTGATGATTACCGGCGATCATGTGCTTACCGCCAAAGCGATCGCGGAGCAGCTCGGGGTGCTGCCGCCGAACGGAAAAGTAATGGACGGTCCGACGCTATCGCGCATATCCGTTGGCGAGCTTGAAGACGTGGTCGATGATATTTACGTATTTGCCCGCGTTTCGCCGGAGCATAAATTAAAAATTGTGAAAGCATTGCAACGGCGAGGACATATTGTCGCGATGACGGGAGACGGCGTCAACGACGCACCGGCGATTAAGGCGGCTGACATTGGCGTGGCGATGGGGCGGTCGGGAACGGATGTCGCGAAAGAAGCGGCCGCGCTTGTGCTGCTTGACGATAACTTTGCGACGATTCAAGCGGCGATTCAAGAAGGAAGAAATATTTACGAAAACATCCGCAAATTTATTCGCTATTTGTTAGCATCGAATGTCGGTGAGATTTTCGTCATGTTGTTTGCGATGCTGCTGGCACTCCCGCTTCCGCTTGTGCCGATCCAAATTTTATGGGTGAACCTTGTCACCGATGGTCTTCCGGCGATGGCGCTTGGACTTGACCGCGCGGAAGAAAATGTAATGAAGCGGCCGCCGCGCCATCCAAAAGAAGGGGTGTTTGCGCGTGGACTCGGTTGGAAAATCATCAGCCGCGGCTTTATCATCGGGATGGTGACGCTGGCGGCGTTTATGACCGCGTATGAACGAAGCGGATATGAACTTGTTTATGCGCAGACGGTGGCATTCGCGACGTTAGTGATGGCCCAGCTTATTCATGTGTTTGACTGTCGCTGCGAACGATCGATTTTTGACCGCAATCCGTTCGAAAATATATATCTTGTCGTTGCGGTTATTATATCCATATTATTGTTGCTTGTCGTCATTTACTATCCGCCGCTGCAAGAGATTTTCCATACCGCAACGATCGCTCTGTTTGACTGGCTGCTCATTATTGGTTTAGCAGCGCTTCCGACATTTTTATTTTCCGGTTCGCTTTTTACGAGAAAATAA
- a CDS encoding DUF370 domain-containing protein, protein MGTKFINIGYGNMVSAARIITIVSPDSAPIKRMIQDARESGKLVDATHGRRTRAVIIMDSDHVILSSVQPETVANRLYGSDDLSEEG, encoded by the coding sequence GTGGGAACAAAATTTATTAACATCGGTTATGGAAATATGGTATCCGCCGCTCGGATTATTACCATTGTCAGCCCTGATTCTGCGCCAATTAAACGAATGATTCAAGACGCAAGAGAGAGCGGAAAATTAGTGGATGCCACTCATGGAAGAAGAACGCGCGCTGTCATTATTATGGACAGCGATCATGTCATACTATCTTCCGTTCAACCGGAAACGGTAGCTAACCGTTTATATGGAAGTGATGATTTATCGGAGGAAGGGTAG
- a CDS encoding NFACT RNA binding domain-containing protein encodes MSFDGVFTYAVVKELQQALEGGRITKIHQPAVHELVLQIRSHGRNYKLLLSAHPSYARIHLTNETYDNPAEPPMFCMLLRKHLEGSIIEAIRQVDFDRIIIIETKGRNEIGDIHAKQLMVEIMGRHSNIILVDKETNTIIDSIKHLSPAVNRYRTVLPGHEYIAPPSHGKINPLEATEETIVKKIDFHAGKLADQLVATFSGISPLFAKEAVFRAGLANRATLPKSFIALMDEVRAHRFAPAIYTNGEKEWFYVLPLTHLQAEAKEFATPSELLDRFYFGKAERDRVKQQAHDLERFIVNEKTKNEKKLIKLQQTLEEAKKAEQYRLYGELLTANLYAVKRGMKEIEVINYYDENGATVKIPLDPQKSPSENAQSYFQRYQKAKNSLNIVQEQIERTNEEIAYFDTLLQQLETAAPKDVEEIREELIEQGYLQARATKQTKKQKQRTIELERYIASDGTEILVGKNNKQNDYLTNKLARKDEIWLHTKDIPGSHVVIRSKNPSEQTIAEAANLAAYFSKARQSSSVPVDYTRIRYVKKPSGAKPGFVIYENQQTIYVTPDEDLVIRMKKQS; translated from the coding sequence ATGTCATTCGATGGCGTGTTTACCTATGCAGTCGTAAAAGAATTACAGCAAGCGCTCGAGGGAGGGCGCATTACGAAAATCCATCAACCTGCTGTCCATGAATTAGTCCTGCAAATCCGCTCGCACGGACGAAACTATAAACTGCTTTTATCCGCGCATCCAAGCTACGCGCGCATTCATTTAACAAACGAAACGTACGACAATCCGGCTGAACCGCCGATGTTTTGCATGCTGTTGCGCAAACATTTGGAAGGAAGCATTATTGAAGCGATCCGCCAAGTGGATTTTGACCGGATTATCATCATCGAAACAAAAGGACGGAACGAAATTGGCGATATTCATGCAAAACAATTAATGGTGGAAATCATGGGGCGGCATAGCAACATCATCTTGGTTGACAAAGAAACAAACACGATTATCGACAGCATTAAACATCTTTCCCCTGCCGTCAACCGCTATCGCACCGTGCTTCCCGGCCACGAATATATCGCGCCGCCGTCGCATGGAAAAATCAACCCGCTCGAAGCAACCGAAGAAACGATCGTGAAAAAAATTGATTTTCATGCCGGCAAACTAGCGGACCAGCTCGTCGCCACCTTTTCCGGCATTTCGCCGCTGTTTGCGAAAGAAGCGGTATTTCGCGCGGGGCTTGCGAACCGGGCGACGCTGCCCAAAAGCTTTATTGCGTTAATGGATGAAGTGCGCGCGCATCGCTTTGCGCCGGCGATATACACGAATGGCGAAAAAGAATGGTTTTATGTGCTTCCGCTTACCCACTTGCAGGCCGAAGCAAAAGAGTTTGCCACGCCAAGCGAACTGTTGGACCGCTTTTACTTCGGCAAAGCCGAGCGCGACCGCGTCAAACAGCAGGCACATGACCTTGAGCGGTTTATTGTGAATGAAAAAACGAAAAACGAGAAAAAGCTGATCAAGCTCCAGCAAACATTGGAGGAAGCAAAAAAGGCGGAACAATATCGGCTTTACGGGGAGCTGCTAACCGCCAACCTGTACGCCGTCAAACGGGGAATGAAAGAAATCGAAGTGATCAACTATTATGACGAAAACGGCGCGACCGTAAAGATTCCTCTTGATCCGCAAAAATCGCCGTCAGAAAACGCGCAAAGCTATTTTCAAAGATACCAAAAAGCGAAAAACTCGCTAAACATCGTCCAAGAGCAAATTGAGCGCACAAACGAAGAAATCGCGTATTTCGATACACTTCTCCAGCAGTTGGAAACCGCCGCGCCAAAAGATGTCGAAGAAATTCGCGAGGAGTTAATCGAACAAGGCTATTTGCAGGCGCGCGCTACAAAACAAACGAAAAAACAAAAGCAGCGGACAATCGAGCTTGAACGCTACATCGCAAGCGATGGCACGGAAATTCTCGTTGGGAAAAACAATAAACAAAACGACTATTTAACCAACAAGCTTGCGCGCAAAGATGAAATTTGGCTGCACACAAAAGACATACCCGGCTCTCATGTCGTCATCCGCAGCAAAAATCCATCTGAACAAACGATTGCTGAGGCGGCCAACCTCGCCGCCTACTTTAGCAAAGCGCGGCAATCGAGTTCCGTTCCGGTCGATTACACGCGCATCCGCTATGTGAAAAAACCGAGCGGCGCCAAACCGGGGTTCGTCATTTATGAAAACCAGCAAACGATTTACGTGACGCCGGATGAGGATTTAGTAATTCGGATGAAAAAGCAATCGTAA
- the coaBC gene encoding bifunctional phosphopantothenoylcysteine decarboxylase/phosphopantothenate--cysteine ligase CoaBC: MVNEKNILLCVTGGIAAYKAAALTSQLTQRGANVKVMMSESACKFITPLTFQALSRNEVYIDTFDEKNPAVIAHIDVADWADLVLVAPATANTIGKLAHGIADNMITTTLLATKAPVWIAPAMNVHMYEHPAVQANIETLYRFGYRFIEPSEGYLACGYVGKGRLEEPEKIIENIEAYFASRTPFLKGKKVLVTAGPTREKLDPVRFFSNRSTGKMGYAIAEAAARFGAEVTLVSGPTELEAPANVETVRVESAQEMYEAVMERFPHVDIVIKAAAVADYRPKHVFAKKMKKQPGDYVIEMERTTDILKTLGEQKTSQILVGFAAETDHVEEYAKQKLESKQLDMVVANNVSEEGAGFAGDTNIVTIFKRDGSVRSLPLLPKKQVAEEILKEIYQYIEAIR; the protein is encoded by the coding sequence ATGGTGAATGAAAAAAACATTTTATTATGTGTAACTGGAGGAATCGCCGCCTATAAAGCGGCTGCCTTAACGAGCCAGCTGACGCAGCGCGGCGCCAATGTGAAAGTCATGATGAGCGAGTCTGCCTGCAAATTCATTACTCCGCTCACGTTCCAGGCACTATCACGCAATGAAGTATATATCGATACATTTGATGAAAAAAATCCGGCGGTGATTGCCCATATTGACGTGGCGGATTGGGCGGATCTTGTTCTTGTTGCGCCTGCCACCGCTAATACAATTGGAAAATTAGCGCACGGCATCGCCGACAACATGATTACGACAACGCTTTTAGCGACAAAAGCGCCGGTATGGATCGCTCCGGCAATGAATGTTCATATGTACGAACATCCGGCGGTGCAAGCGAACATTGAAACATTATATCGCTTTGGCTATCGCTTTATTGAGCCGTCGGAAGGATATTTGGCTTGCGGATATGTCGGAAAAGGGAGACTGGAAGAACCAGAAAAAATTATTGAAAATATCGAAGCATATTTTGCCTCTCGCACCCCTTTCTTAAAAGGAAAAAAAGTGCTTGTCACCGCGGGGCCGACGCGGGAAAAATTGGATCCCGTCCGCTTTTTTTCGAATCGTTCCACAGGGAAAATGGGCTATGCGATCGCGGAGGCGGCAGCGCGCTTTGGCGCGGAGGTGACGCTGGTTTCCGGGCCGACCGAGCTGGAAGCGCCAGCGAACGTAGAAACCGTTCGCGTAGAGTCAGCGCAAGAAATGTACGAAGCGGTGATGGAACGTTTTCCGCATGTCGACATCGTCATTAAGGCGGCGGCGGTGGCCGATTACCGGCCAAAGCATGTGTTTGCGAAAAAGATGAAAAAACAGCCGGGCGACTATGTTATCGAAATGGAAAGAACGACAGATATTTTAAAAACGCTAGGGGAACAAAAAACATCGCAAATTTTAGTCGGATTTGCGGCAGAAACGGATCATGTGGAGGAGTATGCGAAACAAAAATTGGAAAGCAAACAGCTTGATATGGTCGTGGCCAACAACGTTTCCGAAGAGGGAGCGGGATTTGCCGGAGACACGAATATTGTGACGATTTTCAAACGGGACGGTTCGGTGCGTTCGCTGCCGCTTTTGCCGAAAAAGCAAGTGGCAGAAGAAATTTTAAAAGAAATTTATCAATATATCGAGGCGATTCGATGA
- the pyrE gene encoding orotate phosphoribosyltransferase, with amino-acid sequence MKKEIATHLLRIGAVSLEPSAPFTWSSGLKSPIYCDNRLTLAYPHVRSAIADGLVKLIRAHFSDVEAIAGTATAGIPHAAWVSERMNLPMCYVRSQAKGHGKGKQIEGKVETGQKIVVVEDLISTGGSSLNAVHALKEAGCDVLGVAAIFTYGLEKAKQAFAENNVEVHTLTDYDTLIEIAFGIGAVTEQDLATLREWRENPEEWGK; translated from the coding sequence ATGAAAAAAGAAATCGCCACGCATTTACTCCGCATTGGCGCGGTATCGTTAGAGCCAAGTGCCCCATTCACTTGGTCGTCTGGATTAAAATCACCGATTTACTGCGACAACCGGCTGACACTGGCGTATCCACACGTGCGAAGCGCGATTGCTGACGGGCTTGTCAAGCTAATCCGCGCACATTTTTCAGACGTCGAAGCAATCGCCGGCACGGCAACGGCGGGAATTCCGCATGCCGCTTGGGTAAGCGAGCGCATGAACTTGCCGATGTGCTACGTGCGTAGCCAAGCAAAAGGCCATGGAAAAGGAAAACAAATTGAAGGAAAAGTGGAAACAGGGCAAAAGATAGTCGTTGTCGAAGATTTAATCTCCACCGGGGGCAGTTCATTAAATGCGGTTCACGCCCTGAAGGAAGCGGGATGCGACGTCCTTGGTGTTGCCGCCATTTTTACGTATGGATTGGAAAAAGCAAAACAAGCGTTTGCGGAAAATAATGTGGAAGTGCATACACTGACGGACTACGACACACTCATCGAAATCGCATTCGGGATAGGCGCCGTGACAGAACAAGACCTCGCGACATTGCGCGAGTGGCGGGAAAACCCGGAAGAGTGGGGGAAATAA
- a CDS encoding Uma2 family endonuclease, translating into MSLPRFSNVSYEEYLALREKSEERLEYIDGVVYMTPSPSIKHQLVSSNIHTQFGIYLKGKKCKVFAAPTDIELVSDKLPDRKVVIPDLSIICDEKGFTETKYVGVPTLIVEILSSSNQAHDLVTKFNLYMDYGVKEYWIINPMKDAITIYVLNEEGLYEQADIKAGTGVVQSVCFPGLELNLEEVFQ; encoded by the coding sequence ATGTCCTTACCGCGATTTTCCAACGTTTCGTATGAAGAATATTTAGCGCTGCGGGAGAAAAGCGAAGAGCGCTTGGAATATATTGACGGAGTCGTGTATATGACTCCTTCCCCAAGCATTAAACATCAGCTTGTTTCGAGCAATATTCATACGCAGTTCGGAATTTATTTGAAAGGGAAAAAGTGCAAAGTATTTGCCGCGCCGACCGATATCGAATTAGTAAGCGACAAGTTGCCTGACCGAAAAGTAGTCATTCCCGACCTTAGCATTATTTGTGACGAAAAAGGGTTTACCGAAACGAAATATGTCGGTGTTCCTACATTGATTGTGGAAATATTAAGCTCTTCCAATCAGGCGCATGATTTAGTGACAAAGTTTAACTTATATATGGATTATGGGGTGAAAGAATATTGGATTATCAATCCGATGAAGGATGCGATTACGATTTATGTATTAAATGAGGAAGGGTTATACGAACAAGCAGATATTAAAGCGGGTACAGGAGTCGTCCAATCGGTTTGTTTTCCGGGGCTGGAACTAAATTTGGAAGAAGTATTTCAGTAA
- the rpoZ gene encoding DNA-directed RNA polymerase subunit omega, with translation MLYPSIDLLMQKVDSKYKLVTVVAKRARQLQEDAELTIKNPVSKKFVGQALEEIAADHIELVEEEK, from the coding sequence ATGTTATATCCTTCCATCGATCTGTTGATGCAAAAGGTCGATTCGAAATATAAGCTTGTTACGGTGGTAGCGAAACGCGCGCGTCAGCTTCAGGAGGACGCGGAATTGACGATTAAAAACCCTGTTTCGAAAAAATTTGTCGGGCAGGCGTTAGAGGAAATTGCTGCGGACCATATCGAATTAGTAGAAGAAGAAAAATAA
- the pyrF gene encoding orotidine-5'-phosphate decarboxylase, translating to MNNPFIIALDFPTGEDVKAFLQSFPHESLFVKVGMELYYQEGPEIVHYLKGQGHRIFLDLKLHDIPNTVKRAMQGLARLGVDLVNVHAAGGTRMMEAALEGLEAGTTSGEHRPFCIAVTQLTSTSEQMLHRELWIDRTMEETVLHYAALAKQSGLDGVVCSAKEVPLVRKHCGEAFLTVTPGVRFADDEKNDQVRVVTPYEAKKLGASFIVIGRSITRAENPVAAYERLQREWKGEENE from the coding sequence GTGAACAATCCGTTTATTATCGCGCTTGATTTTCCAACAGGAGAGGACGTAAAAGCGTTTTTGCAATCGTTCCCGCATGAATCGCTATTCGTCAAAGTCGGCATGGAATTATACTATCAAGAAGGCCCGGAGATCGTCCATTATTTAAAAGGACAAGGGCACCGGATTTTCCTTGATTTAAAGCTGCACGACATCCCGAATACGGTCAAGCGAGCCATGCAAGGGCTGGCGCGCTTAGGGGTCGATTTAGTCAACGTCCACGCTGCTGGAGGAACGCGGATGATGGAAGCAGCGCTGGAGGGATTGGAAGCGGGAACGACAAGCGGGGAGCACCGTCCATTTTGCATTGCGGTCACACAGCTGACAAGCACAAGCGAGCAAATGCTACATCGCGAACTATGGATTGACCGAACAATGGAAGAAACGGTGCTTCATTACGCGGCGCTGGCGAAACAAAGCGGGCTTGACGGCGTTGTCTGCTCGGCAAAAGAAGTGCCACTTGTCCGCAAACATTGCGGAGAAGCGTTTTTGACCGTTACCCCGGGCGTTCGTTTTGCCGATGACGAAAAAAACGACCAAGTCCGCGTCGTTACGCCGTATGAAGCAAAAAAGCTCGGCGCAAGTTTCATCGTCATCGGCAGAAGCATCACCCGTGCAGAAAATCCAGTTGCTGCTTACGAGCGGTTACAGAGGGAATGGAAGGGAGAGGAGAACGAATGA
- the gmk gene encoding guanylate kinase: MSERGLLIVLSGPSGVGKGTVRKALFSQPDINLHYSVSVTTRKPREGEVDGVDYFFKTREEFEQMIRENKLLEWAEYVGNYYGTPIDYVEKTLQEGKDVFLEIEVQGAMQVRKVFPEGLFIFLAPPSLSELEKRIISRGTESEEHIQNRLKAAKEELEMMDAYDYVVENDKVELACERIKAIVMAEHCRRERVAKRYKKMLGVE, translated from the coding sequence ATGAGCGAAAGAGGATTGTTGATTGTGCTGTCTGGACCGTCTGGCGTCGGCAAGGGGACGGTGCGAAAAGCATTGTTTTCGCAGCCGGATATTAATTTGCATTATTCTGTTTCCGTCACGACACGGAAACCGCGGGAAGGCGAAGTCGATGGCGTCGATTACTTCTTTAAAACGCGCGAAGAATTTGAGCAAATGATTCGTGAAAACAAATTGCTAGAGTGGGCGGAGTACGTCGGCAATTACTATGGAACGCCGATCGACTATGTGGAAAAAACATTGCAGGAAGGAAAAGATGTGTTTTTGGAAATCGAAGTACAAGGCGCGATGCAAGTGCGCAAAGTGTTTCCGGAAGGCCTCTTCATTTTTCTCGCCCCTCCAAGTTTAAGCGAATTGGAAAAGCGAATCATATCGCGCGGTACAGAGTCGGAAGAGCACATCCAAAATCGTTTGAAAGCGGCAAAAGAAGAACTGGAAATGATGGATGCTTACGACTATGTCGTGGAAAACGATAAAGTCGAGCTCGCATGCGAGCGGATTAAAGCGATCGTGATGGCTGAACATTGCCGGCGGGAGCGCGTGGCAAAACGTTATAAAAAAATGTTGGGGGTGGAATAA
- a CDS encoding YicC/YloC family endoribonuclease: MVYSMTGFGRSTKKNEQIIITVEMKSVNHRFCEISVRIPRQWVAFEDKIKKVILQHVKRGKVEVFVNIEGDGLVKRKLHIDWDLMKEYYNSLQRANEQFSLCDQVTLSHLFQLEGVTEIIEEETENEELEQLLLAAVKEAAEQLAFMRKQEGEALLADIQTQLSYIEKSVQVIEKRAPFVIEYYRERLTKRINELSPLPADESRILTEVAIFAEKSDINEELKRIRSHLQQVAATLEKDEPIGRKLDFLVQELNREANTIGAKANDSLIAMQVVEMKSALEKIKEQVQNIE, encoded by the coding sequence ATGGTTTATAGCATGACAGGTTTTGGACGCAGCACAAAAAAAAACGAACAAATAATCATTACTGTGGAAATGAAATCGGTGAACCACCGCTTTTGTGAAATTTCTGTTCGCATCCCTAGACAATGGGTTGCTTTTGAGGATAAAATAAAAAAAGTAATTTTACAGCACGTGAAACGAGGAAAAGTCGAGGTGTTTGTCAATATCGAAGGTGATGGTTTAGTAAAGCGAAAGCTGCATATTGATTGGGATTTAATGAAGGAATATTATAATAGTTTGCAAAGAGCTAACGAACAATTTTCTTTGTGCGACCAAGTGACGCTTTCCCATTTATTTCAGCTTGAAGGTGTGACGGAGATTATTGAAGAAGAAACGGAAAATGAAGAATTAGAGCAGCTTTTGCTTGCTGCGGTGAAAGAAGCGGCAGAACAACTTGCGTTTATGCGCAAACAGGAGGGAGAGGCGCTCCTTGCTGATATACAAACGCAGCTCTCTTATATTGAAAAAAGCGTGCAGGTGATCGAAAAACGGGCGCCTTTCGTCATTGAATATTATCGCGAGCGGCTAACGAAGCGCATCAATGAGCTTAGTCCGCTTCCTGCCGATGAGTCGCGCATTTTAACAGAGGTGGCGATTTTCGCGGAAAAATCAGACATTAACGAGGAGCTGAAGCGGATTCGCAGCCATCTCCAGCAAGTTGCCGCAACGTTGGAAAAAGACGAACCGATCGGTCGAAAGCTTGATTTTTTAGTGCAAGAGCTGAACCGCGAAGCGAACACGATTGGGGCAAAGGCGAACGACAGTCTCATTGCCATGCAAGTCGTGGAGATGAAAAGCGCGCTCGAAAAAATAAAAGAACAAGTGCAAAATATCGAGTGA
- a CDS encoding dihydroorotate dehydrogenase, which translates to MNRLTVELPGLSLKNPVMPASGCFGFGREYAHFYDLSVLGAIMIKATTQEPRFGNPTPRVAETPSGMLNAIGLQNPGLEKVMKEELPWLAQFDVPIIANIAGSTMEEYVEVARHISKAPNVCALELNISCPNVKKGGIAFGTVPEIAAELTKLVKEVSEVPVYVKLSPNVADIVEMAKAIEAAGADGLTMINTLLGMRIDVRTAKPILANQTGGLSGPAIKPIAIRMIYEVSQAVSIPIIGMGGIQSAEDVIEFFYAGASAVAIGTANFIDPFVCPNIIAELPALLDKLGIGHISECTGRSWKKGEQSVYYRA; encoded by the coding sequence GTGAACCGTTTAACAGTTGAACTGCCGGGCCTTTCGCTGAAAAATCCGGTGATGCCGGCGTCAGGTTGCTTTGGCTTTGGCCGCGAATACGCGCACTTCTATGATTTAAGCGTGCTTGGCGCCATTATGATTAAAGCGACGACGCAGGAGCCGCGCTTTGGCAACCCGACGCCGAGGGTGGCGGAAACGCCAAGCGGGATGCTGAATGCGATCGGTCTGCAAAACCCCGGTTTAGAAAAAGTAATGAAAGAAGAGTTGCCATGGCTCGCGCAGTTTGACGTGCCGATTATCGCCAACATTGCTGGCTCGACGATGGAGGAATATGTAGAGGTTGCCAGACATATTTCGAAAGCGCCAAACGTTTGCGCGCTCGAGCTCAATATTTCCTGTCCGAATGTCAAAAAAGGCGGAATTGCATTTGGCACCGTTCCAGAAATTGCTGCAGAGCTCACGAAGCTTGTGAAAGAAGTTTCCGAAGTGCCCGTCTACGTCAAACTCTCGCCAAATGTCGCCGATATTGTTGAAATGGCGAAAGCGATTGAAGCGGCGGGCGCAGACGGATTGACGATGATTAATACGCTTCTCGGCATGCGCATCGATGTGAGAACTGCCAAGCCGATTTTAGCAAACCAAACTGGGGGATTGTCAGGGCCGGCGATTAAGCCGATTGCGATCCGCATGATTTATGAAGTAAGCCAGGCTGTTTCGATTCCGATTATCGGCATGGGCGGCATTCAGTCTGCCGAAGATGTCATTGAGTTTTTCTACGCCGGCGCCAGCGCTGTCGCCATTGGTACGGCGAATTTCATCGATCCGTTTGTCTGCCCAAATATTATCGCCGAACTGCCGGCATTGCTGGATAAGCTGGGAATCGGCCATATTTCCGAATGTACGGGAAGGAGCTGGAAAAAAGGTGAACAATCCGTTTATTATCGCGCTTGA